The Longimicrobiales bacterium genome has a segment encoding these proteins:
- a CDS encoding SDR family NAD(P)-dependent oxidoreductase, whose amino-acid sequence MIDPHGRVVMLSGATGGIGAAITRRLSEDGFRLSLGVRNVDAAREAFPGLEADGGLIHRFEAGEADTAKAWVDATAEHFGQIDVLINNAGILRQVFFDEGDEDLLDELWTVNVKAPFRLIRHALPHLSETGGGRIINVGSTDAKRYRAGVSVGYAMSKHALMAMSHAAKAAGWEHGVRVTALCPGAVDTPMIQSIPGVTPVDERIQPADLAEIVAFLLGLPNNASVPELVVNTRLESGL is encoded by the coding sequence ATGATCGATCCACACGGCCGGGTCGTGATGCTCTCCGGAGCTACCGGAGGAATCGGAGCGGCCATCACTCGGCGCCTCTCCGAAGACGGCTTCCGTTTGTCGCTCGGCGTGCGGAATGTCGACGCGGCTCGCGAGGCGTTTCCGGGTCTTGAGGCCGATGGTGGACTCATCCATCGGTTTGAGGCCGGGGAGGCCGACACCGCGAAGGCGTGGGTCGACGCGACGGCCGAGCACTTCGGGCAGATCGACGTGCTGATCAACAACGCGGGCATTTTGCGGCAGGTCTTCTTCGACGAGGGTGACGAGGATCTCCTGGACGAGCTTTGGACCGTCAACGTGAAGGCGCCGTTCCGGCTCATCCGACATGCATTGCCGCATCTGTCCGAGACCGGCGGCGGCCGGATCATCAACGTCGGCTCGACCGACGCGAAGCGTTACCGGGCCGGTGTGTCGGTGGGCTACGCCATGTCCAAGCACGCCCTCATGGCCATGAGCCACGCCGCGAAGGCCGCCGGATGGGAGCACGGTGTCCGCGTCACGGCGCTCTGCCCCGGTGCGGTCGACACCCCGATGATCCAGTCGATTCCGGGTGTGACCCCGGTCGACGAGCGGATCCAACCCGCCGACCTGGCGGAGATCGTCGCGTTCTTGCTCGGGTTGCCGAACAACGCGTCGGTGCCGGAGCTGGTGGTCAATACGCGCTTAGAGTCGGGGCTTTAG